From a region of the Pogona vitticeps strain Pit_001003342236 chromosome 7, PviZW2.1, whole genome shotgun sequence genome:
- the IFFO2 gene encoding intermediate filament family orphan 2 — protein sequence MLPSVLFGEAAAAMRASPLLLLGEEDPGGGGAPPATLRTELGSNLHLLKGLNVRFRCFLAKVHELERRNRLLEKQLQAQQESERQRRLRYKRFPRHQAVQTEAFPPTPAATTAAQPPPPPPQPPPSSASFPSFLAAGAQPPPSLPHSHSHPPSSSSSSSSSAGVFPSPPPPSSSPYSRLPGTIWSYTQVRRTGGGGLETLQGPGVSWLHPDGVGVQIDTITPEIRALYNVLAKVKRERDDYKRRWEEELGKRMSLESMVETLQEEAQEAEALQEELNEKIERLKAELVVFKGLMSDPMTDLDTKIQEKAMKVDMDICRRIDITAKLCDVAQQRNSEDVSKIFQVASKKKERKLLSDDDISEQDADNARFSDDEVSSLNITDEMKRMFNQLRETFDFDDDCDSLTWEENEDTLLLWEDFTNCNPSIELQGEQEENLGNLIHETESFFKTRDKEYQETIGQIELELATAKSDMNRHLHEYMEMCSMKRGLDVQMETCRRLIKGSAERNSPSPSSVASSDSGNTDEIQDEFDRDADVEPMVS from the exons ATGCTGCCCTCGGTGCTCTTCGGCGAGGCGGCGGCCGCGATGCGGGCctcgccgctgctgctgctgggggagGAGGACCCGGGGGGCGGCGGGGCCCCTCCGGCGACGCTGCGGACGGAGCTGGGCTCGAACCTGCACCTGCTGAAGGGGCTGAACGTGCGCTTCCGCTGCTTCCTGGCCAAGGTGCACGAGCTGGAGCGGCGCAACCGGCTGCTGGAGAAGCAGCTCCAGGCGCAGCAGGAGAGCGAGCGCCAGCGGCGCCTCCGCTACAAGCGCTTCCCCCGGCACCAGGCCGTCCAGACCGAGGCCTTTCCCCCGACCCCAGCGGCCACGACGGCcgcccagccgccgccgccgccgcctcagccCCCGCCCAGCTCGGCTTCCTTCCCTTCGTTCCTGGCGGCCGGGGCTCAGCCTCCGCCGTCGCTGCCTCACTCGCACTCCCAcccgccttcttcttcttcctcctcctcctcctcggccggGGTCTtcccttcgccgccgccgccctcctcgTCGCCCTACAGCCGCCTGCCCGGCACCATCTGGAGCTACACGCAGGTGAGGCGGACGGGCGGCGGCGGCCTGGAGACCCTGCAAGGGCCCGGCGTCTCCTGGCTCCACCCGGACGGCGTCGGCGTCCAGATCGACACCATCACGCCCGAGATCCGGGCCCTCTACAACGTCCTGGCCAAAGTCAAGCGCGAGAGGGACGACTACAAGAGGAG aTGGGAGGAGGAACTGGGGAAGCGCATGAGTCTTGAATCAATGGTAGAGACACTGCAAGAG gaagCGCAAGAAGCCGAGGCTCTCCAGGAAGAGTTAAACGAGAAGATTGAGAGGCTGAAAGCGGAGCTGGTGGTCTTCAAAGGTCTGATGAGTGAT CCTATGACAGACCTGGACACAAAGATCCAAGAAAAAGCCATGAAAGTGGACATGGACATCTGTCGACGCATCGATATCACAGCCAAGCTGTGCGATGTCGCGCAGCAGCGCAACTCGGAAGATGTTTCCAAGATATTCCAG GTGGCGTCCAAGAAGAAAGAGCGGAAACTCCTTTCTGATGACGACATCTCGGAGCAGGACGCCGACAATGCCCGCTTCTCAGACGACGAGGTCAGCTCCCTGAACATCACGGACGAGATGAAGAGGATGTTTAATCAGTT GCGGGAGACTTTTGATTTTGATGACGACTGTGACAGCTTGACCTGGGAAGAGAATGAGGACACGCTGCTTCTCTGGGAGGACTTTACTAACTGCAACCCCTCGATTGAGCTCCAGGGAGAG CAAGAGGAGAACTTGGGCAACTTGATCCACGAGACGGAATCCTTCTTCAAAACAAGAGACAAGGAATACCAAGAAACGATAGGGCAGATTGAG CTGGAACTGGCCACAGCCAAGAGTGACATGAACCGCCACCTCCACGAGTACATGGAGATGTGCAGCATGAAGCGGGGC